The segment GTTCATTGACAGTGCCCAATCCGCTGCCTCTTTCTGCGTTTTAGTTTCCTTTACCTCTTTTCGGTCAACGATTACCACGTGATGCGTCGTGCCCTTACCCTTTTCATTTGATAACGGCCTATGCGCAACATAAGCGTGCTTTTTCACAATAAATTCCTCGACTAATTAATGGAAACTAAGTTCTTACTGCCGCATAGACTTCAGGCCGTCCGCTGATTTTTTCAATGCCAGTATTTTCTGAATATTTTTAATGCGCGTCCTTGTCCGCTTCGGCATTCTTCGTCGCTAAGAGCGAAGCGGCGGTATCGCCATGAAGTGCCATGCTTCGCTATCGGGCTCGGCGTTAATTTAGATGCGCGAATTTCTGATGAAGGGGAGCGCGGCCCCGATGATGTCGCGTTGTCAGTTCGAAACCATTGCGCGCATGCCGAGCAGGATCAGCAACTCGTGCGCGACGTGCTCGATGCGTTGATCTTCAAGAATCAGGCGGGCGCAATGACGCGCGTGGCCGAGAGTGAGAAGCAGCTCGCGCGTAAAGCGCGTAAAGACAGTAAAAAGGGGTAGGGACCACAGCGGTAAATGGAGCGCGGGCTGGGAGTTAGCACTCGCGGCCCGTTGACCAGTTCACTTGAAGGCCTGAATATGGCTAACGCCGATCCTAAAGCACGTTCGCCTGTCGCGGAACGGGTGCTGACAGTGCAGCAGCTCTCCTGCGAGCACAACCAACTGGCACAAGCAGTATCACAGCAGCTTCGAACGGCGGCCTGCGCCCAAGTTTCCAACCTATGTTCTCTGGATTTGCCTCACTGGACGATGGCTTGAATAGGCGGGCTACCGGAACCGTGGGTGGCGCGCGTTGAGCAAGCGAACGAGGCATTGTCAGGCGGCCGTCGTCACGCGTCGCGCGCGACCGCCTTCCCCTACGCGCCCCCCAACGCCAACTTCACCGCCGCAGCCGCATCGATCTTCGCAATGCGCGCGACCAGTGCAATCGCTTCGGCATGCGCATCGTTTTGCTGATACAGCGCGTGCGCCGCGCTCAACGCCTCCAGCGCGAGTTGCGGCGTCCAGCGGTCGAGCTCATGCCGATCCACTTCGCCGACGATCATCTGCGCGAACGGCCGCAGCGGCGCGTTCGGCCGATGCGCCAGCATCAATTCGCTCAAGTGGATGGTCGCGCGCAGGCGTTGTTCCGGATTCGTGCCCAACGTCGCGCCCTGGAGCGCCACTGCCGCCGCTTCGAGATCGCCCGCCGCGGCGAGCGAGCGCGCCGTGCCGAGCGCCACCGCGAGCGCATCCGGCGCCGCGCCGCCGCCCGAACCCGTCGCCGCATTGCGTTGCAGGCTCGTGATCCATTCGAGCGTCGCGCCATCCGCGAAAGGCTTGCCATCCGCGAAAGTCAGATTCGGCAACTCAGGGGCGCGGCGCAACAGTTGCAGCGTCGCCGCGTTCACTTCGGCGAGCGCGTCCGCGAACGGCTCGCCAAGATTCGCAAGCGCCTGTGCGCTCGCGCGATTCAAATCCATCCAGAACGGAAACGCCGGCAAGTTCGCCTCTGCGAACGTGAGCGTGTCCTCGGGCGCATCGCCGGATTGCAGGCGGTCCAATGCAATCGCCAGTTCCGCGATCGGCCCCGGAATGCGCGTCTGGCCACGCTCGGCAAGCGGCGCGGTTTCAATCGCGCCCCACGCCGCAAGCCGATTCAGCCGATACGCCTGCGCATCGCTCGCCCGATTGCCACGCCGGAAGCCCGCCAGCGTCACCAGCCGTTCGGCGATCTGCTCGAAGGCGCGGTCGGCATCGGCATCGGACACAATGGCCGCGTTCGAAAGCGGTGCGACGGCAAGCGATGCGGCAGCGGCCGGCGCAGAAGGACGCGAGATTTGTGCTGGTCGTGTCTCCGCCGACGCGACAGGCGCGTCTACAGCAGGCACGGGCTCGGGCACAACTTCCCGAACCGGCAACGTGCGAATCTGATTGAGCAACGGCCGCACGCTCGGCGCGTCCGGGTCTTTCTCGGCAAGACGCGTATCGATGGCTTCGAGGCGCGTCTGCAACGCATCGATCAATGCGCGCTCCTGCTGCGTATCGCGGTCCACCTTGTCCACGACGAACTGAACCGCCCGCTCGAAAATCCAAGACAACGCGTTGCGCCGCGCCCGCAAGCGCGAGAGACCCGGATGCAGCGTTTCCCAGTAATTCGCGAGCAGATCGTCGATGACCGTCAAGCCGCTCGCAAGGCCTTCGAGGCCGGAACGGCGCATGAGCGCGCCCGCGAGATAACACGCGACGAGCAAGTCCTTGCCGCGTTCGGCGAGCAGCACGGTGGCAGCGCGCTGCACCACGTCCCAGTCCGTGCCGGCCGCCGCGCTCGGGCTGTTGAGTTTGTCGATCTCGGTCTGCAGGCGATCGAAGTCGGGATCGTCGCGGACATCGTCGCCAGCGGGGTTGTCCGGCGTAATGGGCGCGGAACCGAGCGTATCGAAAGGAGGACTCATGGCTTATTCGTCGAGGATAAATCGGGAAACACGCAAAGGTCGATCACCACACTTCCTCGATTTCCGCATTCAGGTAGTAGCCCGCGCCGCGTTCCGTGCACAGCAGCTTGGGCGCGCGCGCATCTTCCTCGATCTTGCGACGCAGCCGCAAAATCTGGACGTCGATGGCGCGGTCATAGACATCGTCGAACGCGCGGGTGCGCTCGATCATGTGTTCGCGCGACACCACGCGATTAGGCGCGCCGAGCAGCACGACCAGCAAATTGAACTCGGCGTTGGTGAGGGTAACGGTCTCGTCGTCCTGCGACTTGAGGCGGCGCGTGTTCAGATTCAGCGTCCAGCCGCCGAAGCGATACGCGCGCGGCAGCTTTCCGCGCGTGATCGGCGCGCCCTGCGCCGCGCCCGCGCCCGTGCGCCGCAGCACGGCGCGCACGCGGGCGAGCACTTCGCGCGGCGAAAACGGCTTGGTGACGTAATCGTCCGCGCCGAGTTCGAGGCCCATCACGCGGTCGGCTTCCTCGGTGCGGCCCGTGAGGCAGATGATCGGCATGGCGCCGCCCTCGCCGCCCGCGCGCCATTCGCGCGCGAGTTCGAGGCCGTCGCCGTCGGGCAGGCCGAGGTCGAGCAACACGAGATCGAAGGTATCGGCGGCGAGGCATTCGCGCGCTTCGGCGGCGGATGCCGCGCCTTCGGTCGTCATGCCGTGTCCGGCGAGATATTCGACGAGCAGAACACGCAAGGAATGGTCATCGTCGACGATCAATATGCGGGGTGAACTCGGCATGGCGTTAGCGCGTGGCTTCGTGTGAGTGATAAAGCGCCTGCACCGCGCGCGAAAAATCGGCGCGGCCAAACGGTTTGGCGAGGAACGGCACGCTCACGCCCGCGGCGATATGCGCGCCCTGCCGCGCCCCGCTGATCAAGAGCGCGGGCAGCGCGGGACTGCGTTCGCGCGCGGCGACGATGAGTTCGTCGCCGCGCAGGTCATCCATTTCGATGTCGCTGACGAGGAACGCGAAGCCGTGCGGATCGG is part of the Caballeronia sp. TF1N1 genome and harbors:
- a CDS encoding response regulator transcription factor, whose translation is MPSSPRILIVDDDHSLRVLLVEYLAGHGMTTEGAASAAEARECLAADTFDLVLLDLGLPDGDGLELAREWRAGGEGGAMPIICLTGRTEEADRVMGLELGADDYVTKPFSPREVLARVRAVLRRTGAGAAQGAPITRGKLPRAYRFGGWTLNLNTRRLKSQDDETVTLTNAEFNLLVVLLGAPNRVVSREHMIERTRAFDDVYDRAIDVQILRLRRKIEEDARAPKLLCTERGAGYYLNAEIEEVW
- the tssA gene encoding type VI secretion system protein TssA, whose product is MSPPFDTLGSAPITPDNPAGDDVRDDPDFDRLQTEIDKLNSPSAAAGTDWDVVQRAATVLLAERGKDLLVACYLAGALMRRSGLEGLASGLTVIDDLLANYWETLHPGLSRLRARRNALSWIFERAVQFVVDKVDRDTQQERALIDALQTRLEAIDTRLAEKDPDAPSVRPLLNQIRTLPVREVVPEPVPAVDAPVASAETRPAQISRPSAPAAAASLAVAPLSNAAIVSDADADRAFEQIAERLVTLAGFRRGNRASDAQAYRLNRLAAWGAIETAPLAERGQTRIPGPIAELAIALDRLQSGDAPEDTLTFAEANLPAFPFWMDLNRASAQALANLGEPFADALAEVNAATLQLLRRAPELPNLTFADGKPFADGATLEWITSLQRNAATGSGGGAAPDALAVALGTARSLAAAGDLEAAAVALQGATLGTNPEQRLRATIHLSELMLAHRPNAPLRPFAQMIVGEVDRHELDRWTPQLALEALSAAHALYQQNDAHAEAIALVARIAKIDAAAAVKLALGGA